In Lentisphaera araneosa HTCC2155, the genomic window ATCCCGAGTCATTTTTTATAAAATTCGGGGTGTATAAAAAGAAAAAGGCTTTTTTATGCTCAAGTTTATTCTCATTTCGTTTTTCAGCGTCTTTGCGCTCTCCGCAAAAACTCCCAACATAGTCATTCTGCTTGCAGATGATCTTGGCTACAAAGATATTGCTTGTTATAAGGGTCCAGTCGAAACTCCAAACATTGATTCTCTGGCTGTAAAAGGCACCAAGTTCGAGACCTTTTATTCTGGTAGCGCCGTTTGCTCTCCTTCGCGAGCCACCCTCATTACTGGGCGTCACCATATAAGAACGGGAATATATAGCTGGGTTCACGACGCCACCCAAAAAACTCATCTACTCGAAAGAGAAATCACCCTCGCTGAAATGCTTAAAGAAAAGGGCTATATGACGGCTCACTTTGGTAAGTGGCACCTCGGTATGACAGGTAAAAAAGCGAAAAAACCAAATCCCGATGCCCACGGTTTTGATTATTGGTTTGCCACGGGAAACAATGCTGCTCCGAGTCACAAAAACCCCAATAACTTTGTTCGCAATGGCAAAGAAGTTGGTCCTTTAGAAGGTTATTCAGCTCAGCTTGTTGTGGACGATGCCATCAACTGGCTCGATAAGCGTGAAGATACAGAATCTCCTTTTTTCATGAATGTTTGGTTTCACGAACCCCACAAAAAAATGGCCGCTCCAGAAGACATCATCAAAAAATACAAAGATCAAAAAAAGTCTAAAAACGAAGACCTCTACTCAGCTACGATCGACAACACGGATCAAGCTGTTGGACGATTGCTCAACAAACTTGCGGAAGTCGCAAAGCCTGAAGACACACTCATTATCTACAGTTCCGATAACGGCAGTTTTTTAAGCGAACGCACTGAACCTTTTTTAGGTAATAAAGGAAGCAATTACCAAGGCGGCTTACGCGTCCCAGGAATTATTTCTTGGCCAGGTCATGTCAAAGAAAGTCAAGTCGTTCAAGAAACCGCAGCCTTGGTAGATATCATGCCCACATTAAGAGCGATTGTAGAAAACCCCAACCCATCAGGCCTTCACTTGGATGGTACTGACCTCAGCCCCCTACTCTTTGCGGAACCCGCAAAATTTGAACGTCAGCAAGCTCTCTTTTGGCATCTTCACAAAGCTAAGGCCATTGTTGCTATGCGTCAGGGTAAATACATGATACATGCCGCACCTGATTACGACATGAAAAAAGCCAACCTCTTTGATGAAAAGCTTATCCCCATCGTAAAAAGTGGTAAGTACAAAGACTTTGAGCTCTTTGATTTAGAGCTCGATCCGGGTCAAGAAAAAAATATTGCTAGTCAAAATCCCGAGCTCACTCAAAAGCTCATCAAGCAGCTTTACCAAATCAACGATAGCATCATGGCTGACGGCACAGACTGGCATTTAAAGTAGTTTTCATTGGGTAAAAGGCTAGCAATAGCAAGCCCTTCAAAGGAAGTTGAGGGATTCGTCCCTCATCATTTAATCAAATCATAATAGTCAGCAAATATTTATGCACCGTTCCTACAGCACGGTAGAGCTTTACGCAAAATCTCCTATGGTTAAAACCATAGGCTAGATGCACTCCGACAGTTCATTCAAGAGGCTCATAAATAATAGCTTTAAAATGTATTTATTTGTAAAAAATTCCGCCTAAAATGCTATATTGTAGTTCTTTACAAAAACAAATAGCAGGCGGAATTCATCATGAACGATACTCTTTTTTCCGAATATTTCATCGGGGAACTACAACAAACGGCAGGAATTTTAAGCGGTCCGCTGAAGATTGCGGGGGAAATCATACTTCTTCCTGAATTTGAAGGGATCCGAAAAGCGATTGAGAGTGATCAATTCCAGTTGAGTATGGATAGGGCCGCTACTAAAAATCGCGAATTTAAAAATGGCAATACCAAAAAGCATCCACCAGCGGAATTAGTGGTTGCCTTGTTCATAGCCCGTCACTTTTATAATAATTGTTACGGGGAACGCGGCTATAGCATGTTATGTGAGAACAGTTCATTACATCAATTTATCGGGCGCCTAGGCATCGGGAAGTTCCCTTCACGCAATACGATTCATGAACAGATTTCTGCACTTTCTGAACATACCCTTACACTTTTTCATCAAGCTATTTTGAACTGTGTCAAAGCATGTGACTTAGATGATTTCTCAGCAGTAATCATTGATTCCACAGCCATCAAAGCCGATTCGTCCTGGCCGGTTGATAGTGCATTACTGAAGAACCTTAGTTGTAAAGTTATGAAAAATATTCAGAAAGTACATGATAAGCTCCCTTGCCTTGAACGTAGAGGAATCCCTCTCAAACGTCTACAGAATTACTGTGATGATATGAGTAACTTGGATTTTGTGATTTCGATGTTTAAAGGGAAGAAAGGAGCCAAGAAAATGAGGTATAAGTCTTATACACAAGAACTTTTGCCGAGGTGTCGAAAATTTATAACACGCCTGGAAAAGGTTCTACCTAAAATCAAACAGCACTGTAGCAGTATAAAGTCCTCGATGCTTGATGAAGATTTTTCTCGCTTTATTGATAAAGTTTTGATGGTTGAGCACCGCTTTAAGATGGCTCCTGAGGACTACGATGCCAAGACGGCAAGAAAAATTTACAGTATGAGTGATGACGACGCTGCCTTTATCAAAAAAGGCGGTCGTGAAACAGTTTTTGGTTATCGTCCAAACTTTGCTTTTAGTGCCAATGGTTTTCTGACTTCTTTCATTTTGGAATCTGGAAATACCAGTGACAGTAAAGTCTTTGCAGATTGCCTTGTGGAAAATAAAAAAATGACTGGAGAATCCGCTATGATGGTCAGTGTTGATGATGGATATAGCTCTGCAACGAATTTGGATTACGCCATAGAACAGGGAGTGGAATTAGTCAGTATCAGCGGTTCAAAGGGCAAGAAGCTTCTGGGAGAAGAAATTTATGAAAGTGAAAACTATCAGCTGGCGAGAAACATCCGCTCAATCTCTGAAGCGGGGATTTCAAAGATGAAGAACTATCACAATCTTGAGAGGTTTACCGTTTGTGGCTTAAAGAGAGTTCGACAGGAAACGCTCATAAGCACTATAGGGTTCAACTTGGAGAGACTCTACCAGTTATTATCTCAAATCGAACTTCAAGTTGCTGCGTAGAATGTCGGAGTGCATCAGGCTAGAATATGCTCCGTACCCTTGGCACGATAATTCTAAACTATTTTGATTTTTTAGGTACAGCGTACCGAAAGACAAAAGCGTGCGGAGTCCACGCTTCAGCGTTTGGGAGAGAAAATTATACCTGCATATCGCCCACGCTTTAGATCAGTCTACCCTTAAAAAAAGCCTTCATGACCTTTAAGCCACAGGCATTCATTGTTATCAAAGAAAATTTCTACTGCCAACAATCCCACAGTGTCTCACGCACATCATTAGTGCCCCAGGCATCGTACAGTGGTAAGGTTGTCTGCATAAAATTCATATACTGAACTGATCCATCCGCCATTGTCCAGTTTAATTTATAGCCCTCATGTAGCCAAATCGTTGGATCATTTTGCTCGCTCTGATAATCTGTAATTTCCACATCCGTATTAGATGCTGTACCAAGAACCTGCTCTTTGCCTTCTGCGATTAATATCGACTTATTATTAATTTCATTTACAGTCATACTCACCCCATCAGTTGCATCCTTTACCCAAGGAGCCATCCAACCTCTTTTTTTACCTTTGACATCGCCACTATTAGTCAGTTGAAACCTACTCGGGTTGTAAGCTGTGACAGTTAAATCTGCATAACCAGCATTACTCGGAATCAATTCTGGACATGAAAAAGCTGGATAACTCGTCACTTGGTTCTTACCATCTATGATTCCAAAATCTCTGTTTTTTATTTGCGTTTCAGTCAAATTTAAACTGAGGTAAGTTGAGATACGATCAGCCCAACTGATATTTTTTATAAGATCACCAGATGTATTAATTGGAAAGTGTCCATTTGAATCATCTGTGTACATAAAAAGAGCTGTTGCAATTTGTTTTTGATTATTCACACAAATAGCTTTCTTTGCTTTCTTACGGGCCTTACTCAATGAAGGCATGAGTAAAGAAGCCAAAATCCCTATGATGGCCACCACAACTAAAAGTTCAATCAATGTAAATTTTTTCATATATTCAACCTTATATATTTACTATTCTTACAAAAGATTCATCGATAATAACTCGTCACCAATGAGATTAACTAAGGACATAAAATCTCAAGGCCAAAACCTTAATGATCATTTTTATAATATTTTTATCTAAAAACGCCTTTTTTCCTCATTTTTCACTTCCGGCGAAATAAATCAGATTTCACAACCGCCATAACAAGATCTCTAAAGTTTTCTTTTCTTCGGCCAATGCTGGCGACTTTTGCTTTTTCAAAAGAACGAACTTCGCGCCCTAAAGCATAAGTAAGAAGTTTTGTCGTTAAGGCCTGAGTAAAGACATCTTGCTTGGAGATAAGGATTTTTTTAAAGTCCACGATATCATCAAAGCGTTGACCTCTTGCCATTCTTCCAGAAGCATCCACTGGCATGACCTGCATTTTCTTACGGTTTTCATTATAGTTATCACGCCAACGCCCTACATGATCAAAGTTTTCCAAGGCAAAACCCGGCGGATCAATTTTATCGTGGCAAGAAGCACAATTTTTATCCGTCGTATGCTGAACTAAAAGCTGACGAATGGTTTTTGCCCCTCTGATATCAGGCTCAATCGCAGGAACTCCAGGGGGTTCTTTTAAGTGCTCTCCAAAAATATTTTCTACCACCCAAGCACCTCGAACAACCGGAGTCGTATCAATGCCGTCTGCCGTTGCTGTGAGCAAACTCATTTGTCCTAAAAGCCCACCTCTTCGTGGATCTGACAACTTCACTTTTTTATAGGCATTGTACTTAAATGAGGAAACATCTTTTCGACCATAAAAAGTCGCTAAACCTCTGTTCATAAAGGTGTAATCTGAATTGAGGAAGTTTCTTATTTTCCCATTGCTATACAACAAGTCTTTAACAAAATGAAGTGTTTCTTGACGCCCGGCATGCTCTAAGTCATTGACGTAATAATCAACATTCTGCTTGCGGTCGGGAGGCATCGTTCCGAGTTTATTGAGTTGCAGCCAACCATCCGAAAAATTATTAATAAAGCCCTCAATCTTGGGACTTTTCATCATGCGTATAACTTGCTTTTCTAATATGCTTGGGTGACGTAACCTCCCGGCTTTCGCATAAGCCATTAACTCTTTATCAGGCATAGATGACCAAAGAAAGTAAGAAAGGCGATTTGCTAAGGCATAATCATTTAAGGTGCCTTCATTTTCCTGTAAGTAAAAGAATTGGGGTGAAGACAGGACCGCTACTAAACCTGCCTTAATACTTTCTTCTTTCGTGAAACCACTACTTAATAAGCGTTTCATCATTGCTTTAATCGCTGCAGTATCTTCAGACTTAATCGATCTCCTAAATGCTCGGCTCGCAAATGAATCAATCGCTGTGTTGATATTGATTTCGTTTAAAGTCTTTTTAGCAAATAGATTTTTATGTGATGCAATTGGCCATTCGTCATAAAAAGGTCCCTCAATCTTGTACTCAAATACCCGAACAACTGGACCGTGATCCCTCATAACGTCCTGAGCTGCTAAAAATCCACCAAAAGGACCTGTTCTGCCTTTATAGAATTTTTTAAATTTCTTACGATCAAATTTGCCTTTTGCAGGCTTGAAGAATGGGATAGAATTGGGAAAACCTATTTTCGCTGTGTAACCCTTATCGATCCAGTACTTACCGGAAACCTCCATGACTTTTTCATCTTTAAGTTCAAACTCTTGTGCCGTTCTATCTGAAGCCGTGAAATAATTGGAGTCCCCTGTTCGTGGGTCCGTCAACACAATGGAGGCTCTGAGTAACTGATCCTGTGGGACTTTGAAGGACTTGGGATTAAGATCGTGCTTACGATTGCGGGCCTGAACTTTTGCCGTCACCTTATAATAACCAGACTCAGGCACGCCACTGAGTTGCTCCGGGTGAAAAGCGTAAGAACGTTGCTCCACAAGGTCCATAAACTTATCTTTGCCTAAAACTCTTGCAGCTTTTAAAACATTATTACTTTTTGAGTACGGGGGACGAAAAGTATTCGTTTGAATTTCTGGCTTATCGCCAAAATAGACCGCTTTATTTATGGCCTCCTCTGCTGCCTCTATATATGCCTCTAAGTGAAATGACGACACCTGAAGGGCTTCACCATTATTCTTAAAATTTTCTTTAAGCTCATCAGTGGGGAAATTTCTACTTAGATCGAGCAAGGAGGTATCAATTTTTAGCAAATCGCCAACTGTTCTGTTATACTCATTGTTATTAAGTCGACGCAAATGGGTATAAGTCGCCTTTTTCATATCTTCTTTGCCTGCGACCATCTGCTTCTGAATCCAAGCCATCATACTTTTTCGTTCTTGCTCACTCGGTTGATTTTCCTCTTCAGGAGGCATCTCGCCCTCTTTGATTTGATCATATATATCATGCCACATTTCTAAGGTGTCTGCATTGGTATGAAAGCCATTGAGTTCTTCCAAATTCAACTCGCCTTTATCTTTGCTATTATTGTGGCAATCGAGGCAATATTGAGTTAAAAAAGGCTGAACTTTTTCATCAACTCCTTTGATTTCTGGAGGTCCTACAGGTTCAGGCTTCACGTAAGGGGCTGTAGATTCGATCACTGCTGGCTCAGAATAATCATCTTCTTCAAATGAACTCTTATCTAACTCATTATTCTCCGACGCGCTAGCCTCTTCAGAGGCTTCTAAAGGCTCCCCTACTTTAGGTGCATTATTTTTAGCAATCTTCTGATCGTCCACCATCGCAGACTGGAATTTGTCTTTAAAGAAAAATATGGCCGCTCCAGTAAACACAATAAATAGAAAAGCAGTGACCAGTAGGCCATTACCACTTTTTTGCTGAACACGAGTTTTTCTTCTTGTTGAACTCCGAGCTTTTGTAGGGTTAGATCCCCGCATCGTTTTTTTACGCGAAGGATTAGTTTTGGGGCGTTTCTGTGGCTGATTACTCGAGTCGACGACTTGAGGCTCACTTACTAATGGCTCCTGAGGCGTCACCTCTTCAGCTGCTGCCGCATTAGGAACAGCAATAGAACTTGCACACTGGGGACATTCTATATTTTGACCAGCAGCACTGTCTTCGCAAACCAACTTTTGGTCACAATGAGGGCAATAAAATTTTATATCCATACCGCATCCAAATTTACAGAGTTAAAGGACACCATAATTAAACCATCCCAAAACTATTAATGGTTCCCGTACTATTTGAGAAGCGATCAATCTCTAAACCCAAAGACTGTAAAATAGTCAAGTAAAGGTTACACAAAGGGATTTTCTTTCCTGGCTCTGTTGAGTAGATTTTGTGCTCACCATGATTAAATCCACCTCCAGCCACAATGACTGGGAGACACTCATTACTATGCGGCGAACCATCGCTCATGCCACTACCGAATAATACCACAGTGTCATCTAAGATTTGACTCTCTTTGAGCTTAGCAATAAAGTCCGACAATGTTTTCATAAGAAAGGTATCGACCTTTTTAAGGTCTGCGACTATTTCAGGACTCTTACCGTGGTGTGAACAACCGTGGTAACCGCGATTGTCGACTCCTATCCCACTTAAATCAATTCCAAAGGGAACGTGAAAAACGGCTGATCTCGTTGAGTCCGTCGTTAAAGCTAAATGCAAGAGCTCAAAAAAGATGCCAAAAAGCTCATCTTGACTCCCTGCATTATTATTGAAGTCTCTCACTCGTGGTTTGTCCATATTAATCCATTTTCTACGGAGCTGAATTTTTTGCTCCAACTCGCGAATAGAAGTAAAATACTGATCCATTTTTTGTTGATCCGCACGACCTAGCTTGGCGTTCATCGTCTTCGATTGAACTAAAACCGCATCTAAAATACTTTTGCGAATATCGGTTTGGCGGAGGTTCTGCTGAATCTGATCTGGGCTATCTTGTTTGAACAACTTATTAAAAAGAATCAGTGGATCTTCGATGTTGGGCACCGCAATACCGTTTTTCGTCCATGTGGTCGTATTCATTAAACCCAAGCGATTTTTCTCTGATGGGCATACCGCAAATGAATGAAAACGTGTCTTGTGCCCTACCGCGTCGGCAAATTTTTGATCGAGGCTAATATTCTTTTCGGGATAAAGAATATTAGATGTAGCATCTTGTAACTTTACTCCGCTCAAAAAAGCGTGTATACCCTTGTGCCCACCTCTTAAACCGTGGTCTAAGTTTTTAAAAATCGTGATATCTTTTTTGTGAGCTTCCAAGGGCTGAGTCGTTTCTGTCAGTTGGTAATCCTTTCCGCCTCTCTGAGGGAAAAATGTGGGTGGATAAACTCCTAAAGGGCCACAGAAGCCTACGAAACGCCTGATTTTCTCAGGTTTTTTCACATCGGCAAACAGCTCTAAATTAGGCAAAGCTAGAGCGACACCGGCGCCTCTCAATAAAGTTCTTCGATTCATTCTAAGACTCACGATAAATATTCATCCTATAATTATATACGGCACAAAAATAAACTGATAGAATCAAGGATTATGCACATCACTGATTCCAGGTCTTATCTCGCCTAGCTTGTTGAAAGCAAGAAGAAGAAAAGTAGATACGACATCATCTCAACCTATGTAATAATTCATTCACAGAGCGATACAGAACTTATGGACACGACTTAAAAAGAAAATGAATAATTAATTCAAAATACTTAGAGAGCTGTAGATTTACCTTAAAAAAATAAGGTGTCGAAGGCTTGATCCTCACCCCATTTTGAATGGAATGATGTATAAATTATGATTCTATCTCTAATCGATAAACCCTTGATTTATTATTTAGCCCTGTCCAGAACTCAAGTTATCTTTGGTGTAGGTATGTAAACATTTCACCCAAATTTAGAAAGGAAATTAAATATGCGCGCCTTCAGTCAGGTCCTGATTATCGCCGGTCTTTTTATACTCAGCGTCCACTCAAAAGAAAATACAAAAACAAACGTAATCATCATTTTATTTGATGACATGGGTTATTCCGATCCCGAATACATGGGAGGCGAAGCTCAAATGCCCCATATCTCAAAACTCGCTGATGAAGGCGCCACTTTTCTAAACTGTATGAATAATGCCAAATGTGCACCCACCCGCTGCGCCCTCATGTCGGGAATGAA contains:
- a CDS encoding sulfatase family protein, encoding MLKFILISFFSVFALSAKTPNIVILLADDLGYKDIACYKGPVETPNIDSLAVKGTKFETFYSGSAVCSPSRATLITGRHHIRTGIYSWVHDATQKTHLLEREITLAEMLKEKGYMTAHFGKWHLGMTGKKAKKPNPDAHGFDYWFATGNNAAPSHKNPNNFVRNGKEVGPLEGYSAQLVVDDAINWLDKREDTESPFFMNVWFHEPHKKMAAPEDIIKKYKDQKKSKNEDLYSATIDNTDQAVGRLLNKLAEVAKPEDTLIIYSSDNGSFLSERTEPFLGNKGSNYQGGLRVPGIISWPGHVKESQVVQETAALVDIMPTLRAIVENPNPSGLHLDGTDLSPLLFAEPAKFERQQALFWHLHKAKAIVAMRQGKYMIHAAPDYDMKKANLFDEKLIPIVKSGKYKDFELFDLELDPGQEKNIASQNPELTQKLIKQLYQINDSIMADGTDWHLK
- a CDS encoding ISNCY-like element ISLar6 family transposase, whose protein sequence is MNDTLFSEYFIGELQQTAGILSGPLKIAGEIILLPEFEGIRKAIESDQFQLSMDRAATKNREFKNGNTKKHPPAELVVALFIARHFYNNCYGERGYSMLCENSSLHQFIGRLGIGKFPSRNTIHEQISALSEHTLTLFHQAILNCVKACDLDDFSAVIIDSTAIKADSSWPVDSALLKNLSCKVMKNIQKVHDKLPCLERRGIPLKRLQNYCDDMSNLDFVISMFKGKKGAKKMRYKSYTQELLPRCRKFITRLEKVLPKIKQHCSSIKSSMLDEDFSRFIDKVLMVEHRFKMAPEDYDAKTARKIYSMSDDDAAFIKKGGRETVFGYRPNFAFSANGFLTSFILESGNTSDSKVFADCLVENKKMTGESAMMVSVDDGYSSATNLDYAIEQGVELVSISGSKGKKLLGEEIYESENYQLARNIRSISEAGISKMKNYHNLERFTVCGLKRVRQETLISTIGFNLERLYQLLSQIELQVAA
- a CDS encoding type II secretion system protein, whose translation is MKKFTLIELLVVVAIIGILASLLMPSLSKARKKAKKAICVNNQKQIATALFMYTDDSNGHFPINTSGDLIKNISWADRISTYLSLNLTETQIKNRDFGIIDGKNQVTSYPAFSCPELIPSNAGYADLTVTAYNPSRFQLTNSGDVKGKKRGWMAPWVKDATDGVSMTVNEINNKSILIAEGKEQVLGTASNTDVEITDYQSEQNDPTIWLHEGYKLNWTMADGSVQYMNFMQTTLPLYDAWGTNDVRETLWDCWQ
- a CDS encoding DUF1592 domain-containing protein translates to MDIKFYCPHCDQKLVCEDSAAGQNIECPQCASSIAVPNAAAAEEVTPQEPLVSEPQVVDSSNQPQKRPKTNPSRKKTMRGSNPTKARSSTRRKTRVQQKSGNGLLVTAFLFIVFTGAAIFFFKDKFQSAMVDDQKIAKNNAPKVGEPLEASEEASASENNELDKSSFEEDDYSEPAVIESTAPYVKPEPVGPPEIKGVDEKVQPFLTQYCLDCHNNSKDKGELNLEELNGFHTNADTLEMWHDIYDQIKEGEMPPEEENQPSEQERKSMMAWIQKQMVAGKEDMKKATYTHLRRLNNNEYNRTVGDLLKIDTSLLDLSRNFPTDELKENFKNNGEALQVSSFHLEAYIEAAEEAINKAVYFGDKPEIQTNTFRPPYSKSNNVLKAARVLGKDKFMDLVEQRSYAFHPEQLSGVPESGYYKVTAKVQARNRKHDLNPKSFKVPQDQLLRASIVLTDPRTGDSNYFTASDRTAQEFELKDEKVMEVSGKYWIDKGYTAKIGFPNSIPFFKPAKGKFDRKKFKKFYKGRTGPFGGFLAAQDVMRDHGPVVRVFEYKIEGPFYDEWPIASHKNLFAKKTLNEININTAIDSFASRAFRRSIKSEDTAAIKAMMKRLLSSGFTKEESIKAGLVAVLSSPQFFYLQENEGTLNDYALANRLSYFLWSSMPDKELMAYAKAGRLRHPSILEKQVIRMMKSPKIEGFINNFSDGWLQLNKLGTMPPDRKQNVDYYVNDLEHAGRQETLHFVKDLLYSNGKIRNFLNSDYTFMNRGLATFYGRKDVSSFKYNAYKKVKLSDPRRGGLLGQMSLLTATADGIDTTPVVRGAWVVENIFGEHLKEPPGVPAIEPDIRGAKTIRQLLVQHTTDKNCASCHDKIDPPGFALENFDHVGRWRDNYNENRKKMQVMPVDASGRMARGQRFDDIVDFKKILISKQDVFTQALTTKLLTYALGREVRSFEKAKVASIGRRKENFRDLVMAVVKSDLFRRK
- a CDS encoding DUF1552 domain-containing protein encodes the protein MNRRTLLRGAGVALALPNLELFADVKKPEKIRRFVGFCGPLGVYPPTFFPQRGGKDYQLTETTQPLEAHKKDITIFKNLDHGLRGGHKGIHAFLSGVKLQDATSNILYPEKNISLDQKFADAVGHKTRFHSFAVCPSEKNRLGLMNTTTWTKNGIAVPNIEDPLILFNKLFKQDSPDQIQQNLRQTDIRKSILDAVLVQSKTMNAKLGRADQQKMDQYFTSIRELEQKIQLRRKWINMDKPRVRDFNNNAGSQDELFGIFFELLHLALTTDSTRSAVFHVPFGIDLSGIGVDNRGYHGCSHHGKSPEIVADLKKVDTFLMKTLSDFIAKLKESQILDDTVVLFGSGMSDGSPHSNECLPVIVAGGGFNHGEHKIYSTEPGKKIPLCNLYLTILQSLGLEIDRFSNSTGTINSFGMV